The Natrinema caseinilyticum genomic sequence CCGGGATCTGCGCACGACCGGTATCGTCCGGATCGACATCGAGGGCGAACTGTCGGCCGCGGCCAGCGGCGAAGTCCCCGGAACGCCGCTCAACCAGTTCTCGATGGACGAACACGACGGCCACCTCCGTATCGCGACGACGATCCCGCGAACGCACGGTCTCGACTCAGAGAACGACGTCTACGTCCTCGATTCGGACCTCGAGACCGTCGGCTCCGTGACCGGGTTGGGCGTCGACGAGCGCATCTACTCCGTCCGTTTCGAGGGCGACGAGGGGTACGTCGTCACCTACCGGGAGATCGATCCGTTCTACACGCTCGATCTCTCCGACCCGACGAACCCGACCGTCGACGGTGAACTCAAACTACCGGGCTTTTCGACGTACCTGCACCCGCTCGAGGACGACCTCGTCCTCGGCGTCGGACAGGAAGACCGCGCACCGAAGGCGACGCTCTTCGACGTCAGCGATCCCGACAACCCCGTCGAACTCGACTCCGAGATCCTCACCGGGGAGTACTACAGCGCCGTGAGCCGAACGCACACGGCGTTCCTGCAAGACGAGGCCCACGGCGTGTTCTTCATGCCCGGCGGCGAGCAAAGCTACGTGTTCGACTACACCGGCGGCGAACTCGAGGAGGTCGCTCGCGTCGATCTGGGCGGGGCCGGAACGCGCGCGATGTACGTCGGCGACTATCTCTACGTCTTCGGCGAGAACCGGGCGGTCGTCGTAGACGAGACGAACTGGGAGGTCGTCGACCGACTCGAGCTGTAGCGTCGAACTGTCGACGCGACTCGAATTCCACCGTTTCGACTCGGGCGATAGCGCTCCGGGTCGATGTCGGCCCGCTTTCGAACTCTCCTTTCGGTTAGCCCCGTCGCGGCCGGCCGCGGGGGAGGGGAACGCTTTTGCCCGCCGTTTTGCAATGCCACCGCATGGACGGCAACGAGACGGTCGATCGTTCCGAATCGGACCGCCCGGATCGGACCGATCGGCCGACCGGAACGGACGACGGCTCGAGGGACGATAGCCCGACCGGTGACGAGGTGGACGCCACGACCGACGCGGAGACTCTGGACGGGGAACGATCCGCCACGAACGGCGGGGCGCCCGCAGCGGATGGAGACGGGCCCGCGACGGAGACGGATGACGCCGAGCGGCCGTCTTCGGACGATGCCGACGCGTCCATGCCGGCGGTTCCGAATCCGGAGCCACAGGAATCCGACATCCCCGAAGACGTACAAAAATACGCTCGCTTCAAGAAAATGGACGGCGCGCAGTACGATCGGGTCAACGAGTTCCTGCGGGATCGGACCTACATCACCGCTCGAGAGTGGGCCATCGCGCGGCTCTGTTCCGACTTCCGGACCGAGACCGGCGTCGAGATGACGAAAATCGGCGAGAACCTGCCCGAACTCATCCCCTTCATGACCGATACGTACACTCCCCAGGCCGTCAATCAGGCCCGGTCCTCTTTCGAGGAGAAGGTCCGCACCGCCGGGGCGACCTTCCTCTACGGCGCGATGTGCGACTTCTTCACCGCGGAGGAACTCGACGACGTGATGTACGAAGCGACCGAGGTCGCAAAGTTCCTCCTCGAAGTCGAGGGCGTCGACCTCTCCGTCGAGGACGAACTCGAGGCCGAAGAGCGCATCTCGAGCGTGATGCGCGAAGTTCGCGAGGCCAGCGAGGAGCTTCGTGCCGAGGACGTCACCGAGAGCGAGGACTGACCAGAGAGCGCGCACCGTTCGGGTCGCGATCGTGACCGAGAACTATGATATGGCTGTAGCGAATCGGTCCGGATACGATGAACGACTCTCACGACGCGCGATCGGACTCCAGAGACGAGGGCGGGCTGTCGCCACAGCTGATCGCGCTCGGTGCCGGGATCGTCGACGTTCCGGTCTTCGCGTACGTCTCCCTCGTGCTGTTCGGCGATCCGGTGTTCGGCGCGTTCGTCGGCCTGCTGCTCGGCCTCGGAACCTACCTGTTTCTCCCCGCGGTGATCGCCGACGAGGAGGAACGAGACGCGGACGACCTCGAGCCGACCGACGTCGGGACTCGCCTCCGCGGCTTCCACCGGACGGCCGCCGGACTCGCGCTCCCGCCGGCGGCTCTCGCGCTGTTCGGATGGCGGTTCGTCTCCGAGACCCTCTCTCTCGGCTTCCTCCTCGCTCTCGTCATCGCCGTCGTGATCTACCTGTCGCTCGCCGTGTTGCTTCCGAGGCGCCTCGCCTGAGGGGAGCGGCTCCCGTTGCGATTCCGTCCCCGGAACGCCGTTCGCTCCGATTTCCCCGCGTCCGAGTTCTCACTTTCCGCCCCGTTGCACCTGCGAGTCCGTTTCTTTTGCTCGCTCGAGCGATAGCACTCGCGTATGACCGACTTACACTTACCCCTCGCACCCGAGGACGGCTGGAATTCGCTGTTCCTCGCCGGTGACTGGATCGATCGCGGCGACCGAGACGCCATTCCCGTCGAGAATCCCTACACGCGCGAGGAGATCGCGACCGTCCCGGCGGGCACCGAAAACGACGTCGACAGCGCGTACGAGGCCGCCGCCACGGCCCAGACCGAGTGGGCCGAACAGCCGCCGCAAGCGCGAGCCGGCGTGATCAACGCGGCCCTCGAGTTCGTCGACGACCACCGCGAAGATATCGCCGAACTGCTGGCCCTCGAGGCCGGGAGCACGCAGGTCAAGTCCGAAGCCGAACTGGGGACCGCCCGCGGAATGATGCAGCAGGCGGCCAGCTACCCGTTCCGGATGGACGGCCAGCACGCGGATTCGATCACGCCCGGCAAAGAGAATATCGCGGAGCGAGTTCCCGTCGGCGTGGTCGGTGTCATCTCGCCGTGGAACTTTCCGCTCCACCTCTCGATGCGGGCTGTCGCGCCGGCGATCGCAGCCGGCAACGGCGTCGTCCTCAAACCCGCCTCGAACACGCCGATCACGGGCGGCCTGCTGCTCGCGCGCATCTTCGAGGCGGCCGGCGCTCCGGAGGGGATCGTCAACGTCGTCCCGGGTCGCGGCTCCGACATCGGCGACGCGGTTGCGGGCCACGACGTTCCGAGCGTCATCGCCTTCACGGGATCGACCGCGGTCGGCGAACGCGTTGGAGAGCAGGCGGCCGGCAACGCCGCGATGCCCGCCCTCGAACTCGGCGGGAACAACGTCCACGTCGTCACCGAGAACGCCGACCTCGAGCGGGCCGTCGAGGGGGGCGTCTTCGGCTCGTTCCTCCACCAGGGACAGATCTGCATCTCGACTAATCGTCACCTGGTTCACGAATCGCTCTACGACGACTACGTCGACGCGCTCGCCGATCGGGCCGCCTCGCTGCCGACCGGCGATCCGACCGCCGACGACACCATCGTCGGCCCCATCATCGACGAGAGCCAGCGCGACCAGATCATCGAGTACGTCGAGGAGACGGTCGACGAGGGTGCAACGCTCGAAACCGGCGGCGACCACGACGGCCTCGTGGTCGACCCGACGGTCCTCTCGAACGTCGACAACGACATGGCCGCGGCGTGCAACGAGCACTTCGGTCCCGTGGCTCCCGTAATCTCCTTCTCGAGCGACGAGGAGGCGATCGACCTCGCCAACGACACGATCCACGGCCTCTCGGGGTCCGTCCACAGCGAGGATCTGGCGCAGGCTCGCCGGATCGCGGACGAAATCGAGACGGGAATGATCCACATCAACGATCAGCCGGTCAACGACGACCCCCACGTCCCGTTCGGCGGGATGAAAGAGTCCGGCATCGGCCGCTACAACGGCGACCGGATCCTCGAGGAAGTGACGACGACGAAGTGGATCTCGATCCAGCACGAGCCTCGGGAGTACCCGTTCTAAGGGATCTGCCGCAGCCACCGGACTGAAGCGGTACTCGTCCCCTGGCCGCTCGTACCGGACCCGCCCCGCCAGCGACCGCCAGCGGGTAGTCGGCGACTCCGTGGAGTACCTTTCGGACCCGTCCCGAATCGTGTTCGTTATCCGCTGGTGGCCCTGAAGACGACTGTGAACTCCCCCGAACCCGTCTCCGACGATGGTCGAGCGTTGCAGAGCCGTGGATACCGCATTACCGTCGACGATGGCCGCGAGTCGTTTTTCGCGATCTCTCTCGAGGACCCGAACAGCGAGACGGCGTGGATCATGTCGGATACCGTTCGAACGCTCGAGGACATGCAATAGGTCGTCCGCTCGAGTCGATCACGCTCTCTCGGGCTGATTCGATTCCTCCCGTCCCACGGACGAATACGCGAGACGAACTCCGAGAGCGGCGGCTCGAACCGCGGTCGAACGTCGAACGCTCTCGTTCGCTTCGCTCGACGGACTGTAATTTCCTGGATCGATCCCTGCGTGTCGCACTCGTCACTCGTGGATACTCGTGACGAGTGCGAGGGTTGGGATTTGAACCACCTCAAGACGATCACTCACGTCGTTCGCGCTGCGTCTTCCGTAATTCAAATCTCGCATCACTTACTCGTCACTCGCGGATACTCGTGACGAGTGCGAGGGTTGGGATTTGAACCCAAGGACCCCTACGGGAGCGGGTCTTAAGCCCACCGCCGTTGGCCTGCTTGGCTACCCTCGCACAGAAGGCAATCGGTCGTTGTCCCGGGGTCGGGATGTGCGTTTCGGTGTGGCGCCGGTTCGCTTCCGGCCGCGGTCGACCGGACTCGAGGCAGCGTCCCTCCCTCGTACTACCAGTCGACGCTCAGCGTCCCGTCTCCGTGGGGATCCGGCGCGATCTCCTCGTCGGTTCGGCGATCGACGACGTGGATGCAGCCGTCGTCCTTTTTCGCCGGACAGACCTCCGCGGCGCGGACGTTGTGCTCGAGGTCGTCCTCGTCGAAGAAGTACTCGTTTGGCTGAGCCATGCCGGACGCGATAGACATCTCCCAGTTGTCGCTGACTTCGGCGCACTTGCCCGCGCCGAAGCACTTGTTCGCCTCGAAGATGATCTTGTAGGGCTTGTCCTCGATCGGCGGGGCGTCGGCCGAGCCGACGTCGCTGGCGCGCTGAATGCCGTCGTCGCTCATTGGGTTCTAGTTCGACCGGTCGGTCTTTCGCCTTACGGTTGGCGCGAACGGTGTGGGGTGCGTACTCGAGTCGAGGGTGGCCCGCTGCGCCGATCGCTCATTCGAAATACGATCTTTGAGCAGCCTGCCAGCAGACAGAGATCGGTGAATTGGGCCCGGTGCTGCCGTTGTTGCGCAGCGCCGCCCACAAACAGTATGTGGTACTTCGGGCTCGCGTACGTGGAGTATAGATCTCACGGTGACGCCGAGACGATATCATTTTTCGGTCACGGCAACTGCGTGGTTCTGGGCCGCCTTCGCTGCGAGGGTTCTGGTTCAGGGAACCCCGACGATCACGTCTTACGAACCCTACTTTCATGGAATGTCTCGGAGAATGTGCAGTAACAGGTTCAATACTCACTCCGGGACTAACACGCACTGGTGATTGCTCTTGAAAAATTCTACTAGTTATATATCTGGCCTGGGATATTAAGTACAATACTGTGGTGAATGCTGTTAGAACGGGCCCATGAATGATCCGAAAAGCCGGCAGATTACCAGTGCAGATGACTTAACGACCCGATTCGAGTGGCTGTTAGACCCGCCACATTTTATCGATGATCACTACATCGAACTCTTTTACAATTCCGTAATACGACCGGAGGTAAAACGTGAAGAATCGTGGGAAATGGAATTCACGGAAGAAACAGCGAGAGAGGTGAGTCGTGGTCTCGGAGGCAGGATCAACATCGGACAGCTCGTAGGGGGTCTTAGTTCACTGCTCGGCGAATTCACAGTTGAGGCGAGTTGTAAAAATATGTTTATATCAAAAGAGAAACAAAAGCACATAATCGAACTTACGCCTGTTGAGACGCCACAACAGCAACTCGTGCAACTTCTAGCAGATTATTTGTCACAGTATCCTAGTAGACTATTTTTTATAAACGATGTCGGAGTGGACAAAGACTGGCGGAGAACGGAGAATATCACACAAACGCCCAGGGAGATGGTCTTCTGGGACCTCCCCTCTGAGGACGATGCCGACTTATATGACATTCCAAAGACGAAGCTTCTTCCCATGGCGATAGAGTTCTCTTCCGGACGAATCGAAGTCCTCCACAACAAGTTACGTATTCCGAAACGGGATAAACCATCGTGGAGGCAATACATACGCTATTTTGATTGTGACGACTGCATCAATGCGGTAGAAACGGCAACGGATCGAGAGAGCGGTGATATTCGGTGGATTGATTTCCGAGTTCCGCTCTCCGATGAAAAGACGGCCCGGTTACATTTCGAACCACGTGGCAAGTATCATGCTGGAAAATTCGCTCACAATCTGATTCGAATGAGTTTGAAACATGGTCTTCGAATCATCGGAACTGTAAAAACGGAACCTGATATCCATGTATTGGCTGCGTATCGGAAATAATTGTGGCCAAAAATACCATCGTTCGATTCGAACTCTGTGACCCGTTACGCCGACAGTTCGGCTTTCGGCTCCGGCAGGTCGTACGTGACGCCGGTCAACTCGCTCGAGACGGCCCACAGTCGACGGGCCGTCTCCTCGTCGTATGACCGGTCCGAGGAGGCCTGGCGTTCGGGTGCCCCGCGCATGTTCTGGAACCCGCCGGGGCCGTAGTACGCGCCGCCCTCGGTGTCCGGATCGGTGGCGGCGTACAGCGTCGGGAGCGCGCCTTTTTTCGCTGACTGTGCCAGAACGGTGTTCAAAACCCGCATTCCGGCCTTTCGCAGTCGGCTGCCGCTCTGTTCCGGGCCGCGGTACTGCAGTTGCGTGTCGGCGTAGCCCGGGTGGACCGCGATGCTCTTTACGTTCGCGTCCGCCGTGAGCAGCCGTCGTTCGAGTTCGTACGCGAACAGCACGTTCGCGAGCTTCGATTGCGCGTACGCGTCCCACTTGTCGTAGGACTGTTCGTGCTGGAGGTCCTCGAAGTCGATCTCCCCGCGTTCGTGGACGCCGCTCGAGACGGTGACGATCCGCGAATCGGGTTTCTCGTCGCGGCGTACGTTCTCGAGTAACAGCCCGGTGAGCGCGAAGTGGCCGAGGTGGTTGACGCCGAACTGGGTCTCGAAGCCGTCCTCGGTTTCCGAGCGCGGGATCGCCATGACCCCCGCGTTGTTGATCAGTACGTCGATCGCCTCGTCCTCGAGTCGGTCGGCGAACGCCCGGATCGACTCGAAGGAGCCCAGATCACACTCCTCGACGCGGAGGTCTGCGTCGGTGACGTCCTCGCGGATGTCCCGCGCCGCGTCCTCGCCGCGGTCGCGGCTTCGGCAGGCCATGATCACCGTCGCGCCGTTGCGCGCGAGTTCGCGGGTCGCCTCGAAGCCGATTCCGCTGTTCGCGCCCGTGATGACGATCGTTCGCCCGTGCTGATCCGAAATGTCGTCGGCTGTCCAACCCATACCGGCCGTACGTGGTCCGTGCCCTAAATGGCCGCCCTGCAGCACCACTCGAGCGGGTTCCGGGGACTACTGTCACCGCACGGTAGCGGTGGTCGCGACGCCCGCGGCCACGCGTCACCGCTCGCGGTCGTCCGAGGCAGGGAGGGTAAACGCGAACGTCGATCCTTCGCCGGGTTCGGCGTCGACCCAGATCTCGCCGCCGTGACGTTCGACGATGCGCTCACAGAGCGCCAGGCCGATTCCCATCCCGTCGTACTCCTCGCGGCTGTGGAGCCGATCGAAGATGGAGAACACTCGTTCCTGATTGTCGGGGGCGATGCCGATCCCTTCGTCGCGGACCGAAATCACCCACTCCCCGTCGCGTCGGTCGGCACCGACGTGAACCCGCGGCGACTCGTCGCCGCTGTACGTGATCGCGTTGCTGAGCAGATTCTGAAACACCTGGCGGAGTTGACTCTCGTCTCCGTCGACTCGGGGGAGTTCCTCGGTCGTGATTTCGGCGTCGCTCTCCGCGATCTGGAGCTGTAGGTCCTCGAGGACGCCCTCGAGGACCGCGTTCAGGTCCGTCGGTTCGAACGGGTCGCCACGCGTTTCGATCCGCGAGTACATCAGCAGGGCATCGATCATCTCGCGCATCCGCTCGGCGCCGTCGACGGCGAACTCGAGGAATTCCCGGCCGTCCTCGTCGAAGGCGTCTTCGTAGCGCTGGTCGAGCAACGTGAGATAGCTCGTGACCATCCGGAGGGGTTCTTGCAGGTCGTGTGAGGCTGCGTAGGCGAACTGCTCTAGACGCTCGTTCGATTCCTCGAGCTTTCGCCGGTACTCCCGACGCTCGGTGACGTCCTGAACGACGACCATGCCGGCGAAGATGTCGTCGTCGGCGTTTCTGACCGGCAGGGTATGAGCGTACAGGTGCCGATCGTACATCTCGAGTTCGAACGAGTGGTGTTCCCCCTCGAGCGCCGCTCGGAAGTACGGTTCGTATTTCTCGATCAGACGATCCGGATAGATGTCGGAGACGCTGTTTCCGATGCGGTCCGCCGTATCGATGCCGATTTCGTCGAGGAGTTGGCCGCCGACGGCCGTATACGTCAGTTCCTCGTCGAACAGTCCGACCGATCCCTCGGGGAAATTCTCGACGAGCGTTCGGTACCGGCGCTCGGACTCCTCGAGTTCCCGTTCGCGTTCCTTGCGCTCGGTGATGTTCTGCAGCATGATCATCCCCCCGAAGATCTCGCCCGCGTCGTCGGTCACGGGGAGCGTGTGGGCGAGCCAGTCCCGCTCGTGGAACGACACCTCGAACGTGTTCGTCTCGCCCGCGAGGGCGGCCTCGAAATTGGGCTCGAGTCGTTCGGCGAGCGCAGTCGGATACCTGTCCCAGATGGTCTGGCCGACGACCGCAGTCGCGTCGGTGCCGAGTTCGCCGAAGACTTCGCCGCCCGCGATCTGATACCGCAGGTCCTCGTCGAACAGGCACACCGCACCGTTGGGGAAGTGTTCGACGAGCGTCCGGTACCGGCGCTCGCTTTCGGCGAGTTTCTGCTGGTACTCGCGGCGTTCGGTGATGTCCGTGAACGTGATGACGCCTCGAGTCACGGACCCGTCTTCGTCGACCACCGGCCGTCCCTGGACTCTGATGATTCGCCGCTCCCCATCGGCGGCCTCGATTTCGAAGACGTCCGGTTCCCGAACGTCTTCGCCGGCGAGGACTCGGCTCATCGTCATCTCCTCGGGCGCGACCGGCTCGCCCGAGTCCGCCCACCGTATCGCGTACTTCTCGTATTCCGCGACGGAGCCGGCGTCGAATACGTCCCCGCCCCAGATCTCTCGAGCGGTGTCGTTGGCCTCGACGAGCTGCCCGTCGGCGTCGGCGACCACGACGCCGACCGGGAGGACCTCGAACAGCGTCTCGAGTTGATTCTGGTTGCGTTGGCGCTCGAATTCGGCGCGTTTGCGGTCGGTGATGTCGGTGAGCGCGCCGGGGAAGGTCACCGGCTCGCCGTCGCCGTCGCATTCGACGCGACCGCGAGCGACCACCCATCGGATCTCGCCATCGGCGTTTCGGACGCGATACTCCGACTCGTACTCCCCGCAGGTCTCGACCGCCTCCTCGATCTCGGAAACGACCCGCTCGCGGTCGGCCTCGTGGATGGCCTCGATAAACCGATCGAGCGACACGCCCTGGTGGGCCGCGTCCGGGTCGACACCGAACGTCCGTGCGAACGACGGGCCGACGACCATCTCGTCGGTCCTGACGTCGCACTCCCAGGTTCCGACGGCGCCGGCTTCGGTCGCCGCCTCGAGTTGCGACTTGGCGTCGCGCAGGTATCGTTCCCGCTCTTTTTGTTCGGTGATGTCCTGGGCCATCGTCATCCCGGCGAAGACGTCGCCGCGCTCGTCGGTGATCGGGACCGCGTGGAGCACCCATTCGCGGCCGGCGTACTCGAGTTCGACGGATCGTTCCGCGCCCGCGAGGGCGGCCTGGAACGCCGGCTGAAGCGCGTCGGCCGTTTCGTCCGGCCAGACCTCGTGGAACGTTCTCCCCTCGAGATCGTCGGGTTCGACGGGGATCCGATCGAAGCCCTGGCCGGCGGCCAGCGTGTACTCGAGGTCGTGATCGAACAGGGTTACGAGCCCGTTCGGGAAGTACTCCGCGAGCGTTCGGTACCGTTGCTCCGATTGCTCGAGTTCCCGTTGGTACTCGCGGCGCTCGGTGATATTCTGGGACAGTCCGAGCGCGGCGAACACGTCGCCGTCGTCGTCTCGGATCGGGACCATTTGCACGTCGTAGACCTGATCCGCGGTCTGGATTTCGAACGAGTTCGACTCGCCCGCGAGGGCTGCCTCGTAGCCCTGGGCGAGCTCCTCGGCCAGTTCCGGCGCCCACGCCTCCCGGACCGGTTCACCCTCGAGTTCCGCGGTCGTCGCTTCGGGCTCGTCAACCGGGGTGCCGCCGATGGTCTCGTACCGGAGCTCGTCGTTGACCAGTGCGACCGCTCCGTTCGGGAAGTGCTCGACGAGGGTTCGGTATCGCCGTTCCGATTCCTCGAGTTTCCGCTCTCGCTCGATCCGCTCCGTGACGTCGCGGAAGTAGACCGAAAGCCCCGTCTCGGACGGATAGATACGGATCTCGAACCACGCGTCGAGCGGTTCGGGATAGTACCCCTCGAACGTGACGGCTTCCTGGTCGTACATCGCCCGCTCGTACTTCGATTCGAACTTCCGGCTGATCGCTTCGGGAAACGCTTCCCAGATGTGTTTGTCGACCAGCTGGCGGCCGTCGGGATTGATCAGTTCGTGTGCACGGTCGTTGAGATGCGTGAACCGCCACTCTTCGTCGAGCGCGAAGAAGCCGTCCGAGATCCGGCCGTACACCTCGTCGCGGTCTCCTCGCGCCTGCCCGGTTCGCGTGGCCGACGCGAGAATCGCTGCGACGTTCCGGACGAACTCACGGTCGGCTTCGCCAAACGCCCGCTCCGCGCTCGAGTACGCTCCCAGAACGCCCCGCGGCTCGTCTCTCGAGCCGATTCGGACGGTGATGGCGCTGGTAACGTCGTGCTCGGCGAGTACTTCGGACTCCTCGAACCGTTCGGCAGCCTGCAGATTCTCGACGACGACGGGGTCGTCGGCCCGGAGTGCCGCTCCGGTCGGCGACTCCGTTCCGGCCGGTAGCGTCGCAGTCCCGTCGGTTCCCGACTCCCACCCCGTTCCCGTTCGCAAGATGCACTCGTCGTCGTCCGGCCGCAACTCGAACACACCACAGTACTCGACGTCCAGCGATTCTGCGACAGCGGCCGCCGCGTCGCGTTGCAGTCGCTCGTGATCGTCCGTCTCCAGGGCCCGTCTGCTGAGTTCGATGACCACCTCCTGGTGACGGAGTCGAACGACGTGTGATGGATCAGTGGATGAAGACGATCCCATTCTACCCGAGTACATCGTCCCCGGAGGTAAAACACATCGGTCGGGTGGCCGTTAACATCGGCTCGCAGTCCGTCCGACCGTCCGCTGGACCATCGAATCGCCGACCGCTGCTTACTCGTAGTCGATCGAAACCGACTCGAGGACGACGTCCTCCCGCGGTCGGTCGTTGGCGTCGGTGTCGACGCTGCCGATTTCGCGAACGACGTCCATCCCGTCGACGACCTTCCCGAAGACCGAGTGGCGGTCGTCGAGGTGGGGCTGGGCGTCGAGCGTGATGAAGAACTGCGAGCCGTTGGTGTTCGGTCCGGAGTTTGCCATGCTCAACACGCCTTCGTCGTCGTGGCGCAGTTCCTCGTGGAACTCGTCGTCGAACTGATAACCGGGGCCGCCGCGTCCGGTTTCGGTCGGGTCGCCGCCCTGGATCATGAACCCCTCGATGACGCGATGGAAGGCCACGTCGTCGTACAGCGGTTCGCCATCGACTTCCTCCCCCGACTCGGGGTCGGTCCAGGTCTTCCCGCCGGTCGCGAGTCCGACGAAGTTGTCGACGGTTCGCGGCGCGCGTTCGTCGTACAGTTCGACCTCGATCTCTCCCTCGGTCGTGTGCAGGGTTGCAGTAACGTCTCCCATACGTCGGCGACGACGGGACGACTGAAAACGATAGTGGTCTCGAGTCGCGGGACCGCGAGCCGACGTCGCCGGCTCCCGCGGGAGCCGTGATCGGTCCGACGGCCGACGGCCGGCCGCAGCTACATACTTCCCGACGTCGAACGAGGATCCATGAACGAGGGCACACACGCGGGGGAGCAGGTGACGCTCGCGCGGTTACCGTCGGGCGTGGAACTGACGACCACGGTTCACACCTATCGCGGCGACGAGTCGGGGCCGACGCTGTACGTACAGGCAGCCCAGCACGGCCGCGAAATCAACGGTACGGAGGTACTCCGACGGTTCCACGAGCGCCTCCCGCTCGAGACGCTGTCGGGGTCCGTGATCGCCGTCCCCGTCGCGAACCCGCTGACGTTCGACCGGGTCTCCTACACGACGCCGGAGCCACTAGACAGCGTCAACCCGAACATGAACC encodes the following:
- a CDS encoding DUF5806 family protein, producing MDGNETVDRSESDRPDRTDRPTGTDDGSRDDSPTGDEVDATTDAETLDGERSATNGGAPAADGDGPATETDDAERPSSDDADASMPAVPNPEPQESDIPEDVQKYARFKKMDGAQYDRVNEFLRDRTYITAREWAIARLCSDFRTETGVEMTKIGENLPELIPFMTDTYTPQAVNQARSSFEEKVRTAGATFLYGAMCDFFTAEELDDVMYEATEVAKFLLEVEGVDLSVEDELEAEERISSVMREVREASEELRAEDVTESED
- a CDS encoding peptidylprolyl isomerase; the encoded protein is MGDVTATLHTTEGEIEVELYDERAPRTVDNFVGLATGGKTWTDPESGEEVDGEPLYDDVAFHRVIEGFMIQGGDPTETGRGGPGYQFDDEFHEELRHDDEGVLSMANSGPNTNGSQFFITLDAQPHLDDRHSVFGKVVDGMDVVREIGSVDTDANDRPREDVVLESVSIDYE
- a CDS encoding ferredoxin, yielding MSDDGIQRASDVGSADAPPIEDKPYKIIFEANKCFGAGKCAEVSDNWEMSIASGMAQPNEYFFDEDDLEHNVRAAEVCPAKKDDGCIHVVDRRTDEEIAPDPHGDGTLSVDW
- a CDS encoding oxidoreductase codes for the protein MGWTADDISDQHGRTIVITGANSGIGFEATRELARNGATVIMACRSRDRGEDAARDIREDVTDADLRVEECDLGSFESIRAFADRLEDEAIDVLINNAGVMAIPRSETEDGFETQFGVNHLGHFALTGLLLENVRRDEKPDSRIVTVSSGVHERGEIDFEDLQHEQSYDKWDAYAQSKLANVLFAYELERRLLTADANVKSIAVHPGYADTQLQYRGPEQSGSRLRKAGMRVLNTVLAQSAKKGALPTLYAATDPDTEGGAYYGPGGFQNMRGAPERQASSDRSYDEETARRLWAVSSELTGVTYDLPEPKAELSA
- a CDS encoding PAS domain-containing protein encodes the protein MGSSSSTDPSHVVRLRHQEVVIELSRRALETDDHERLQRDAAAAVAESLDVEYCGVFELRPDDDECILRTGTGWESGTDGTATLPAGTESPTGAALRADDPVVVENLQAAERFEESEVLAEHDVTSAITVRIGSRDEPRGVLGAYSSAERAFGEADREFVRNVAAILASATRTGQARGDRDEVYGRISDGFFALDEEWRFTHLNDRAHELINPDGRQLVDKHIWEAFPEAISRKFESKYERAMYDQEAVTFEGYYPEPLDAWFEIRIYPSETGLSVYFRDVTERIERERKLEESERRYRTLVEHFPNGAVALVNDELRYETIGGTPVDEPEATTAELEGEPVREAWAPELAEELAQGYEAALAGESNSFEIQTADQVYDVQMVPIRDDDGDVFAALGLSQNITERREYQRELEQSEQRYRTLAEYFPNGLVTLFDHDLEYTLAAGQGFDRIPVEPDDLEGRTFHEVWPDETADALQPAFQAALAGAERSVELEYAGREWVLHAVPITDERGDVFAGMTMAQDITEQKERERYLRDAKSQLEAATEAGAVGTWECDVRTDEMVVGPSFARTFGVDPDAAHQGVSLDRFIEAIHEADRERVVSEIEEAVETCGEYESEYRVRNADGEIRWVVARGRVECDGDGEPVTFPGALTDITDRKRAEFERQRNQNQLETLFEVLPVGVVVADADGQLVEANDTAREIWGGDVFDAGSVAEYEKYAIRWADSGEPVAPEEMTMSRVLAGEDVREPDVFEIEAADGERRIIRVQGRPVVDEDGSVTRGVITFTDITERREYQQKLAESERRYRTLVEHFPNGAVCLFDEDLRYQIAGGEVFGELGTDATAVVGQTIWDRYPTALAERLEPNFEAALAGETNTFEVSFHERDWLAHTLPVTDDAGEIFGGMIMLQNITERKERERELEESERRYRTLVENFPEGSVGLFDEELTYTAVGGQLLDEIGIDTADRIGNSVSDIYPDRLIEKYEPYFRAALEGEHHSFELEMYDRHLYAHTLPVRNADDDIFAGMVVVQDVTERREYRRKLEESNERLEQFAYAASHDLQEPLRMVTSYLTLLDQRYEDAFDEDGREFLEFAVDGAERMREMIDALLMYSRIETRGDPFEPTDLNAVLEGVLEDLQLQIAESDAEITTEELPRVDGDESQLRQVFQNLLSNAITYSGDESPRVHVGADRRDGEWVISVRDEGIGIAPDNQERVFSIFDRLHSREEYDGMGIGLALCERIVERHGGEIWVDAEPGEGSTFAFTLPASDDRER
- a CDS encoding aldehyde dehydrogenase family protein, producing MTDLHLPLAPEDGWNSLFLAGDWIDRGDRDAIPVENPYTREEIATVPAGTENDVDSAYEAAATAQTEWAEQPPQARAGVINAALEFVDDHREDIAELLALEAGSTQVKSEAELGTARGMMQQAASYPFRMDGQHADSITPGKENIAERVPVGVVGVISPWNFPLHLSMRAVAPAIAAGNGVVLKPASNTPITGGLLLARIFEAAGAPEGIVNVVPGRGSDIGDAVAGHDVPSVIAFTGSTAVGERVGEQAAGNAAMPALELGGNNVHVVTENADLERAVEGGVFGSFLHQGQICISTNRHLVHESLYDDYVDALADRAASLPTGDPTADDTIVGPIIDESQRDQIIEYVEETVDEGATLETGGDHDGLVVDPTVLSNVDNDMAAACNEHFGPVAPVISFSSDEEAIDLANDTIHGLSGSVHSEDLAQARRIADEIETGMIHINDQPVNDDPHVPFGGMKESGIGRYNGDRILEEVTTTKWISIQHEPREYPF